In Anaerobacillus isosaccharinicus, one genomic interval encodes:
- a CDS encoding transposase — translation MKPALIPHISYQNFVLDQLNTHYSGGILTLVQKDWTIISKLWITDLSFTTTWLHDSYSVKGPEPRDPASMLRSYLLCLLTSPTLSITEWVNQLHRVPLYTILSGFEPGDVPGVGTFYDFFRRLSGFEKANVKPFIKLKRKKKKKKKPKKGEKATPRNPGIIRKLVDRHLRNGSKQKQLPGDQLYAFFQSQFLEVSARLGLLGDPHSLGVVGDGTPVETARYPRSKPICDCSAQGLTNCTHPRRYSQPDIDSGWDSSRERYFNGYHLYMISTSDSQYDLPLYPRLHPASRHDSVSLVVSSIEFSQRYTLGTIDKILLDAAHDAEPIYELLDHHNVEPFIDLNVRTKKNFSTESDIQISPIGVPICPIGKEMKPNGFDISQNRQKWRCPLACGSKNTCSTPCSKAKYGRTFHTFKQDNLRLFTKTPRSSEKWKLIYKRRTSVERSNKREKVDYHLESGRHRSTKMWYVRLYSIMMCQHIDAWYSSQKETLNIQEIIFSKSA, via the coding sequence ATGAAACCTGCGCTAATACCACATATCTCATATCAAAACTTCGTTTTAGACCAATTAAATACTCATTACTCAGGCGGTATACTGACTCTCGTACAAAAAGATTGGACTATTATCTCGAAGTTATGGATCACGGATCTTTCGTTTACCACTACGTGGCTTCATGATTCATATTCAGTTAAAGGTCCTGAGCCACGTGATCCTGCTTCCATGCTTCGCTCTTATCTTTTGTGTTTATTGACAAGTCCGACCCTGAGTATTACAGAATGGGTGAACCAACTCCATCGTGTTCCTCTTTACACGATCCTTAGCGGCTTTGAACCTGGGGATGTTCCAGGGGTCGGTACTTTTTATGACTTCTTCAGACGGCTATCAGGTTTTGAGAAGGCTAATGTAAAACCTTTTATTAAGCTCAAACGAAAAAAGAAGAAGAAGAAAAAACCGAAAAAGGGTGAAAAAGCAACTCCTAGAAACCCTGGTATTATTAGAAAATTAGTGGATCGTCATTTACGCAATGGCTCAAAACAAAAACAATTGCCGGGAGATCAATTATACGCGTTTTTTCAATCTCAATTTCTTGAAGTTTCAGCGAGATTGGGTTTGCTTGGGGATCCCCATTCCCTTGGTGTTGTTGGAGATGGGACACCCGTGGAAACAGCGAGATACCCAAGGAGCAAACCTATTTGTGATTGTAGTGCCCAAGGACTAACGAATTGTACTCATCCTCGTCGATATTCTCAACCTGACATCGACTCAGGTTGGGATAGTTCAAGGGAGAGGTACTTCAACGGATATCATCTCTACATGATATCCACTAGCGATAGCCAATACGACTTGCCGCTATATCCACGGCTGCATCCTGCTTCCCGGCATGATTCAGTCAGCCTAGTGGTTAGCTCAATTGAATTTTCGCAACGGTACACCTTGGGCACAATTGATAAAATCCTTCTCGATGCCGCACATGATGCAGAACCGATTTACGAATTACTGGACCATCATAATGTGGAACCGTTTATTGATCTTAATGTTCGAACAAAGAAAAACTTCAGTACGGAAAGTGATATTCAAATTTCTCCCATAGGCGTGCCTATTTGTCCAATCGGTAAGGAAATGAAACCCAACGGTTTTGACATATCTCAAAACCGCCAAAAGTGGCGTTGTCCACTAGCTTGCGGATCGAAAAATACATGTTCCACTCCGTGTTCTAAAGCGAAGTATGGCCGGACATTTCATACGTTTAAGCAAGATAATCTTCGTCTGTTCACTAAAACACCGAGGTCTTCTGAAAAGTGGAAACTGATTTATAAACGAAGAACTTCAGTTGAACGTTCGAACAAAAGAGAAAAAGTCGACTATCACTTAGAATCTGGGCGTCATCGCTCTACAAAAATGTGGTATGTCCGCTTATATTCAATCATGATGTGTCAACACATAGATGCTTGGTACAGTAGTCAGAAAGAGACTTTGAACATCCAAGAAATCATCTTTTCTAAGAGCGCCTAG
- a CDS encoding transposase, translated as MKPTLIPHISYQNFVLDQLNTHYSGGILTLVRKDWTIISKLWITDLSFTTTWLHDLYSVKGPEPRDPASMLRSYLLCLLTSPTLSITEWVNQLHRVPLYTILSGFEPGDVPGVGTFYDFFRRLSGFEKANVKPFIKLKRKKKQKKKPKKGEKATPRNPGIIRKLVDRHLRHGSKQKQLPGDQLYAFFQSQFLEVSARLGLLGDPHSLGVVGDGTPVETASYPRSKPICDCSAQGLTNCTHPRRYSQPDIDSGWDSSRERYFNGYHLYMISTSDSRFDLPLYPRLHPASRHDSVSLVVSSIEFSQRYTLGTIDKILLDAAHDAEPIYELLDHHNVEPFIDLNVRTKKNFSTESDIQISPIGVPICPIGKEMKPNGFDISQNRQKWRCPLACGTKNTCSTPCSKAKYGRTFHTFKRDNLRLFTKTPRSSEKWKLIYKRRTSVERSNKREKVDYHLEAGRHRSTKMWYVRLYSIMMCQHIDAWYSSQKETLNIQEIIFTKSA; from the coding sequence ATGAAACCTACGCTAATACCACATATCTCATATCAAAACTTCGTTTTAGACCAACTAAATACTCATTACTCAGGCGGTATACTGACTCTCGTACGAAAAGATTGGACTATTATCTCAAAGTTATGGATCACGGATCTTTCTTTTACTACTACTTGGCTTCATGATTTATATTCAGTTAAAGGTCCTGAGCCACGTGATCCTGCTTCCATGCTTCGCTCTTATCTTTTGTGTTTATTGACAAGTCCGACCCTGAGTATTACAGAATGGGTGAACCAACTCCATCGTGTTCCTCTTTACACGATCCTTAGCGGCTTTGAACCTGGGGATGTTCCAGGTGTCGGTACTTTTTATGACTTCTTCAGACGGCTATCAGGTTTTGAGAAGGCTAATGTAAAACCTTTTATTAAGCTCAAACGAAAAAAGAAGCAGAAGAAAAAACCGAAAAAGGGTGAAAAAGCAACTCCTAGAAACCCTGGTATTATTAGAAAATTAGTAGATCGTCATTTACGCCATGGTTCAAAACAAAAACAATTGCCGGGAGATCAATTATACGCGTTTTTTCAATCTCAATTTCTTGAGGTTTCAGCGAGATTGGGTTTGCTTGGAGATCCCCATTCCCTTGGTGTTGTTGGAGATGGGACACCTGTGGAAACAGCGAGTTACCCAAGAAGCAAACCTATTTGTGATTGTAGTGCCCAAGGACTAACGAATTGTACTCATCCTCGTCGATATTCTCAACCTGACATCGACTCAGGTTGGGATAGTTCAAGGGAGAGGTACTTCAACGGATATCATCTCTACATGATATCCACTAGCGATAGCCGATTCGACTTACCGCTATATCCACGGCTACATCCTGCTTCCCGGCATGATTCAGTCAGCCTAGTGGTTAGCTCAATTGAATTTTCGCAACGGTACACCTTGGGCACAATTGATAAAATCCTTCTCGATGCCGCACATGATGCAGAACCGATTTACGAATTACTGGACCATCATAATGTGGAACCGTTTATTGATCTTAATGTTCGAACAAAGAAAAACTTCAGTACGGAAAGTGATATTCAAATTTCTCCCATAGGCGTGCCTATTTGTCCAATCGGTAAGGAAATGAAACCCAACGGTTTTGACATATCTCAAAACCGCCAAAAGTGGCGTTGTCCACTAGCTTGCGGAACAAAAAATACATGTTCCACTCCGTGTTCTAAAGCGAAGTATGGCCGCACATTTCATACGTTTAAGCGAGATAATCTTCGTCTGTTCACTAAAACACCAAGATCTTCTGAAAAGTGGAAACTCATTTATAAACGAAGAACTTCAGTTGAACGTTCGAACAAAAGAGAAAAAGTCGATTATCACTTAGAAGCTGGGCGCCATCGCTCTACAAAAATGTGGTATGTCCGCCTATACTCAATCATGATGTGTCAACACATAGATGCTTGGTACAGTAGTCAGAAAGAGACTTTGAACATTCAGGAAATCATCTTTACTAAAAGCGCCTAG
- a CDS encoding aspartyl-phosphate phosphatase Spo0E family protein, whose translation MKRDLKKEVMLKEIEVARKHMIKLAYENPLCSKVVVEASTNLDKLLNTFNHTYKKEPCRASA comes from the coding sequence ATGAAGAGAGACCTAAAAAAGGAAGTTATGCTTAAGGAAATTGAAGTTGCACGAAAGCATATGATAAAACTAGCTTATGAGAACCCTTTATGTTCTAAAGTAGTTGTAGAGGCTAGTACAAATTTGGACAAGCTATTGAATACGTTCAATCACACATATAAAAAAGAACCATGCAGAGCGTCCGCCTAG
- the cdaA gene encoding diadenylate cyclase CdaA has product MMLPEDIQLLNILRIAVDILLVTFVIYKLIMIIRGTRAVQLLKGITVILAVWFLSGQLGLHTLRWIMSQAVIYGLLAIIIIFQPELRRALEQLGRGKFLSRSSSIDDIEMEKVIDEIVKASIYMGKRRIGALISIERETGMNDYIETGIAVKGKLTSELLINIFIPNTPLHDGAVIIKNHQIMAAGCYLPLSEDPFISKELGTRHRAALGISEVTDSITLAVSEETGNISVTKNGELHRHLDEEALRELLKQELVTNLKTNSTSLWQWGGKKNG; this is encoded by the coding sequence ATGATGCTGCCTGAAGATATTCAACTTCTTAACATATTAAGAATTGCAGTAGATATACTGCTAGTTACATTCGTTATATACAAACTAATTATGATTATCCGTGGTACGAGAGCAGTACAGTTATTAAAAGGGATCACGGTAATTCTAGCTGTATGGTTTTTAAGTGGACAATTAGGATTACATACATTGAGATGGATCATGTCTCAAGCTGTTATATATGGTTTATTAGCAATCATAATTATCTTTCAACCTGAGCTTCGTAGAGCATTAGAGCAATTGGGGCGAGGGAAATTTCTATCGCGGTCTAGTTCTATTGATGACATAGAAATGGAAAAGGTCATAGATGAGATAGTGAAAGCATCTATTTACATGGGAAAACGTCGTATCGGAGCGTTAATCTCAATTGAGCGAGAAACAGGTATGAATGATTATATTGAAACAGGAATTGCTGTTAAAGGGAAATTAACGTCTGAATTACTAATTAACATTTTTATTCCAAATACACCACTACATGATGGGGCGGTTATTATTAAAAACCATCAAATCATGGCTGCTGGTTGTTATCTACCTCTGTCTGAAGATCCATTCATTTCAAAAGAATTGGGAACTAGGCATAGAGCTGCACTAGGTATAAGTGAGGTAACGGATAGTATAACGTTAGCTGTTTCAGAGGAAACAGGAAATATCTCTGTGACGAAAAATGGAGAGCTACACCGTCATTTAGATGAAGAAGCTTTAAGAGAGTTATTAAAACAAGAGCTTGTAACAAACTTGAAAACCAACTCTACTTCTCTTTGGCAGTGGGGAGGAAAGAAAAATGGATAA
- a CDS encoding Mrp/NBP35 family ATP-binding protein: MLTQERILDALKNVKEPFLNKSIVEIDGVKEIKIKEGLVSVKIAISKTGTAEQMKLQGEVVNAVKQAGADSVGLRFEQFTEEELSKLGIEAPKEVKSLLDEGVSTTFIAVTSGKGGVGKSTVSVNLATSLARLGKKVGIIDADIYGFSVPDMMGIEEKPKVKGERIYPVNRFGVQVISMGFFVHDNSPIIWRGPMLGKMLNNFFTQVEWDDLDYLILDLPPGTGDVALDVHTMLPSSKEIIVTTPHPTAAFVAARAGVMAIKTDHEILGVVENMAYFKSQLTGEKEFVFGQGGGERLAKELQTEILAQIPLGQPEIDEKDFAPSIYATEHPIGQLYMKMAQKVINKIEG, translated from the coding sequence TTGCTTACACAAGAAAGAATTTTAGATGCTTTAAAAAATGTAAAAGAACCGTTTTTGAATAAAAGCATTGTTGAAATTGATGGAGTAAAAGAAATCAAAATTAAAGAAGGTTTAGTAAGTGTAAAAATTGCAATTTCTAAAACGGGGACTGCTGAACAGATGAAACTTCAAGGAGAAGTTGTAAATGCTGTTAAGCAAGCTGGCGCGGATTCGGTAGGGTTACGCTTTGAGCAATTCACTGAAGAAGAATTAAGTAAATTGGGAATTGAAGCACCTAAAGAAGTTAAATCATTATTAGATGAAGGTGTTTCTACAACTTTTATTGCTGTAACAAGTGGGAAAGGTGGAGTTGGTAAATCAACGGTATCAGTTAACTTAGCAACTTCATTAGCTCGCCTTGGTAAAAAAGTTGGAATCATTGATGCTGACATATATGGCTTTAGTGTTCCAGATATGATGGGAATTGAGGAGAAGCCAAAGGTAAAAGGAGAAAGAATTTATCCTGTAAATCGTTTTGGTGTACAAGTTATTTCAATGGGCTTCTTTGTACATGATAATTCACCAATCATTTGGCGTGGTCCGATGTTAGGAAAAATGTTAAATAACTTCTTCACTCAAGTAGAGTGGGATGATTTAGATTATTTAATTTTAGATTTACCTCCTGGAACAGGGGATGTTGCACTAGATGTTCACACTATGCTGCCAAGTAGTAAAGAGATTATTGTTACTACTCCGCATCCGACAGCGGCATTCGTTGCTGCAAGAGCTGGTGTCATGGCTATAAAAACAGACCATGAAATCCTCGGTGTTGTCGAAAATATGGCTTATTTTAAAAGCCAGTTAACGGGTGAAAAAGAGTTTGTATTTGGTCAAGGTGGAGGAGAGCGCTTAGCAAAAGAATTACAAACAGAAATTTTAGCGCAAATCCCGTTAGGACAACCAGAAATTGACGAGAAAGACTTTGCTCCATCAATTTATGCGACAGAACACCCAATAGGGCAGCTGTATATGAAGATGGCTCAAAAGGTTATTAATAAAATCGAAGGGTAA
- the gerD gene encoding spore germination lipoprotein GerD, translated as MKRLYKLLLIISLLFMTSCAAVEDQGSQPDYESTKKMMVDMLKTDEGKKSIQEVLSDEEVKQEIVLEQALVKETIQQVLTSEKGKEFWQELMQDPEFAKAFAESLQTEVEKILKNLMKDPEYQGMMMDILQDPEMEQAALDLMKSKEYRQQVMNIMADAFESPYFKAQVNEILGKVASEQMKKEAAKEGEDQEDEKQE; from the coding sequence TTGAAACGCTTATATAAGCTCCTCTTAATAATATCACTATTATTCATGACAAGCTGTGCCGCTGTAGAGGATCAAGGAAGTCAACCTGATTATGAAAGTACCAAAAAAATGATGGTTGATATGCTAAAGACCGACGAAGGAAAGAAGTCAATTCAGGAAGTGTTAAGTGATGAAGAAGTTAAGCAAGAAATTGTATTAGAACAAGCACTTGTAAAAGAAACCATTCAACAAGTGCTTACTTCAGAGAAAGGGAAAGAATTTTGGCAAGAACTTATGCAAGATCCTGAATTCGCAAAAGCTTTTGCTGAAAGCTTACAAACTGAAGTAGAAAAAATCCTTAAAAATCTAATGAAGGATCCAGAGTATCAAGGGATGATGATGGATATTTTGCAAGATCCAGAAATGGAACAGGCAGCTTTAGATTTAATGAAAAGTAAAGAATACCGTCAACAAGTAATGAATATAATGGCTGACGCCTTTGAAAGCCCTTATTTTAAGGCACAAGTAAATGAGATCCTAGGAAAAGTCGCTAGTGAGCAAATGAAGAAGGAAGCAGCAAAGGAAGGCGAAGACCAAGAAGATGAAAAGCAAGAGTAA
- a CDS encoding anti-sigma factor family protein — translation MNCDKEVFSLIHKYLDEEITDLERRQLNNHLVECENCRAHMSQLKKSIAIVQSTSHIEAPPNFTNLVISQLPQQKSSVNWKRWMKNHPVLIAASIFFLFMATSMFSIWMDTGKELSVSGQANLIIDKERNVVVVPKGEVVQGDLLIKNGSIQVDGQVNGNITVINGQKYTASAGQVVGNIEEIDKGLQWVWYSIKSFFFEVVNIFDEREKK, via the coding sequence ATGAACTGTGATAAAGAAGTATTCTCCTTAATTCATAAGTATTTGGATGAAGAAATTACAGATCTTGAACGTAGGCAGTTAAATAATCATCTGGTAGAATGTGAAAATTGTCGAGCTCACATGAGTCAATTAAAGAAGTCTATAGCCATAGTCCAAAGTACTTCTCATATTGAAGCTCCACCTAACTTTACCAATCTTGTCATAAGTCAATTACCACAACAAAAGTCTTCTGTAAACTGGAAGCGTTGGATGAAAAACCATCCAGTCCTTATTGCTGCATCGATTTTTTTCCTTTTTATGGCGACAAGTATGTTTTCAATCTGGATGGATACTGGAAAGGAGCTTTCAGTTTCTGGTCAAGCTAATTTAATTATTGATAAAGAAAGAAATGTTGTTGTTGTTCCAAAAGGAGAAGTTGTCCAAGGTGACCTTCTAATAAAAAATGGTAGTATTCAAGTAGATGGACAAGTAAATGGAAATATTACTGTTATTAATGGTCAAAAATATACCGCTTCAGCTGGTCAAGTAGTAGGCAATATTGAAGAGATTGATAAAGGGTTACAATGGGTATGGTATAGTATAAAATCATTCTTTTTTGAAGTAGTTAATATTTTTGATGAACGTGAAAAAAAATAA
- the sigW gene encoding RNA polymerase sigma factor SigW — protein sequence MDTLVKRLIKDVKKGDQQAFGELVELYKDKVYQISFRMVGNVHEAQDIAQEAFLRAYMNIETYDTERKFSTWLFRIVTNLSIDRLRKKKPDFYLDQEIGGTEGLTLSSQIAATEELPEDLVITHELQDWIQGEILKLPTKYRSAIILKYIEDLSLKEISEVLDLPIATVKTRIHRGREALRKRLSNV from the coding sequence ATGGATACATTAGTAAAGCGCCTAATTAAAGATGTAAAAAAAGGGGATCAGCAAGCATTTGGAGAACTGGTTGAGCTCTACAAGGACAAAGTGTATCAAATTTCTTTTCGAATGGTTGGCAATGTTCATGAAGCCCAAGATATTGCTCAAGAAGCGTTTCTTAGAGCTTATATGAATATTGAGACTTATGATACGGAACGAAAATTTTCCACTTGGTTATTTCGTATTGTAACTAACCTCTCTATTGATCGACTTCGAAAGAAAAAACCAGATTTTTACTTGGATCAAGAGATTGGTGGCACAGAAGGACTAACGTTATCATCTCAAATTGCAGCAACAGAAGAACTTCCTGAAGACTTAGTTATTACACATGAATTACAAGATTGGATTCAAGGAGAAATATTGAAGTTGCCGACAAAATATCGTTCAGCTATTATTTTAAAGTATATAGAGGATCTATCGCTAAAAGAGATTAGCGAAGTATTGGATCTTCCAATTGCAACTGTGAAAACTAGAATTCACAGAGGTAGAGAAGCGTTGAGAAAACGATTAAGTAATGTATAA
- the pdaB gene encoding polysaccharide deacetylase family sporulation protein PdaB, whose translation MNFIWIWNGKKIKQYMIVVVAAFFTAGVLYVERSQITVFSPSAEATAIYKAETSEKKIALTFNISWGEEKAIPILDILKDEEINNATFFLSASWAERHPDIVERIVKDGHEIGSHGYRYENYPQWEDEKVRKDIQRAHQTLYELTNKAPKLLRPPNGNFDKRVLKIAEAQKYKLIHWSIDSKDYGNPGVEQIISNVMDNVTGGDIVLFHASDRVKQTHKALPTIIDHLKDKGYEFVSVSELITSTEADSSEIK comes from the coding sequence ATGAATTTTATTTGGATTTGGAATGGAAAAAAAATAAAGCAATATATGATCGTTGTGGTTGCTGCATTTTTTACTGCAGGGGTCTTGTATGTCGAAAGAAGTCAAATTACTGTTTTCTCACCTTCTGCAGAAGCTACTGCTATTTATAAGGCCGAGACAAGTGAAAAGAAAATTGCTTTAACGTTTAATATTAGCTGGGGTGAAGAAAAAGCGATACCTATTTTGGATATCTTAAAAGATGAGGAAATAAATAACGCTACATTCTTCTTGTCAGCATCTTGGGCCGAAAGACATCCAGATATCGTTGAACGTATCGTCAAAGACGGGCACGAAATCGGAAGTCATGGCTATCGCTATGAAAACTATCCACAATGGGAAGATGAGAAGGTAAGAAAAGATATCCAAAGAGCTCATCAAACTTTATACGAACTTACTAATAAAGCACCAAAACTACTTCGTCCACCTAATGGTAACTTTGACAAACGAGTTCTAAAAATTGCCGAGGCTCAAAAATATAAGCTCATTCATTGGAGCATAGACTCTAAGGACTACGGAAACCCAGGTGTTGAGCAAATCATTTCGAACGTAATGGATAACGTAACTGGGGGAGACATTGTTCTGTTCCATGCTTCTGATCGTGTAAAACAAACACATAAGGCACTTCCAACAATTATTGATCATCTAAAAGATAAAGGCTATGAGTTTGTTTCTGTATCAGAATTAATAACAAGCACCGAAGCAGACAGCTCAGAAATTAAGTAA
- a CDS encoding KinB-signaling pathway activation protein, which yields MNSRKVVYLFFSTLLIGATSGALVGFILDWRTYWEGLMAGEVVDFFLVIVWLFGIGAMWTLISQMGFFAYLTVHRFALGFFKTARTWNMIQVVIIAFVLQGLGYFRYVSFGTVDESILGYILIPLFLLIYGLCIAYYKSKQTNFGAFIPALFFIVVVTTLEWLPALRVNDPKWLWVYFTPLLVANTWQLLVLHRLINRK from the coding sequence GTGAATTCTAGAAAGGTCGTTTATTTATTTTTCTCAACTTTATTAATTGGGGCTACTAGTGGAGCGTTAGTGGGTTTTATTTTAGATTGGAGAACATACTGGGAAGGACTAATGGCTGGGGAAGTTGTAGACTTTTTTCTTGTAATCGTATGGTTATTTGGGATAGGGGCTATGTGGACCTTAATTAGTCAGATGGGTTTTTTCGCTTATTTAACCGTGCATCGTTTTGCGTTGGGTTTCTTTAAGACCGCTAGAACGTGGAATATGATCCAAGTTGTTATAATAGCTTTTGTGCTTCAAGGGTTAGGGTATTTTCGATACGTTTCGTTTGGAACTGTAGATGAATCAATTTTAGGGTATATATTAATTCCGCTATTCTTATTAATCTATGGGTTATGTATAGCATATTACAAAAGTAAACAAACGAATTTCGGTGCATTTATTCCTGCTTTATTTTTTATTGTGGTAGTAACAACGCTTGAATGGTTGCCTGCTTTAAGAGTAAATGATCCAAAGTGGTTATGGGTATACTTCACCCCATTATTGGTTGCTAATACTTGGCAGCTTTTAGTGTTGCATCGCTTGATTAATCGTAAATAA